From a single Granulicella aggregans genomic region:
- a CDS encoding Gfo/Idh/MocA family protein, which translates to MNLSPEDVSATVRGFWSRRRFVQMSAATAVATNLAGLAQSETSTGTTMIDVPFAKRNPKIAMIGTGGRGTNLLENLIAADAQIIALCDVVKEKAEHAASLVTAAGAKKPDLYTDGPHDFEKMLARSDIDFVIIATPWLWHAPMAIYGMEHGKDVAVEVPAVTTLDDCWKIVNTSEKTRKHCMMLENCCYGYNETLILRMILAGKFGELLYGEGAYLHDLREELFSDKGEGLWRRDEHTKRNGNPYPTHGLGPVANYMGIQRGDRFAHLVSMSTPQRGLDAYRKEHLKADDPRMKEKYVEGDMNTSLIKTANGLTICVKHTTSTPHPYDRVNQIAGTKGVFYDYPPRIYLDGQNADEEFESIDKWKEFQHPLWKSEGEIAKKLGGHGGMDYIMLYRLLQCVREGIAPDMDVYDAAAWSSVTPLSEASVAHGSAPQEFPDFTRGKWMVRKASAIGTQS; encoded by the coding sequence TTGAATCTGAGCCCCGAAGATGTCAGCGCAACGGTACGTGGATTCTGGAGCCGGAGACGATTTGTGCAGATGAGCGCAGCCACCGCAGTCGCAACAAACCTCGCCGGCCTCGCCCAGTCCGAGACCTCGACCGGCACGACCATGATCGATGTTCCCTTTGCCAAGCGGAACCCGAAGATAGCCATGATCGGCACCGGCGGACGCGGTACGAATCTGCTTGAGAACCTGATCGCCGCCGACGCGCAGATCATCGCGCTCTGCGACGTCGTCAAAGAGAAGGCCGAACATGCGGCGTCGCTCGTCACTGCAGCTGGCGCAAAGAAGCCCGACCTCTACACCGATGGCCCGCATGACTTCGAAAAGATGCTCGCTCGCTCCGACATTGACTTCGTCATCATCGCGACGCCGTGGCTGTGGCACGCACCGATGGCGATCTATGGCATGGAGCATGGCAAGGATGTCGCTGTGGAAGTGCCTGCCGTCACAACGCTCGATGACTGCTGGAAGATCGTCAACACCTCCGAGAAGACGCGCAAGCATTGCATGATGCTGGAGAACTGCTGCTACGGCTATAACGAGACGCTGATCCTGCGCATGATTCTTGCCGGCAAGTTCGGCGAGCTGCTCTATGGTGAAGGCGCCTACCTGCATGACCTGCGCGAAGAGCTGTTCTCCGATAAGGGTGAAGGCCTGTGGCGGCGCGATGAGCATACCAAGCGCAACGGCAATCCTTATCCCACACACGGCCTTGGGCCTGTCGCGAACTACATGGGCATCCAGCGCGGCGACCGGTTCGCGCATCTGGTCAGCATGAGCACGCCGCAGCGCGGCCTCGATGCGTATCGGAAAGAGCATTTGAAGGCCGACGATCCGCGTATGAAGGAAAAGTACGTGGAGGGCGACATGAACACGTCGCTGATCAAGACCGCGAACGGCCTGACGATCTGCGTGAAGCACACGACATCGACGCCGCATCCGTATGACCGCGTCAACCAGATTGCGGGCACCAAGGGCGTGTTTTACGACTATCCGCCGCGCATCTATCTGGATGGCCAGAACGCCGATGAGGAGTTCGAATCGATCGACAAGTGGAAGGAGTTCCAGCACCCGCTGTGGAAGTCCGAGGGCGAGATCGCGAAGAAGCTTGGCGGACACGGCGGCATGGACTACATCATGCTCTATCGCCTGCTGCAGTGTGTGCGCGAGGGCATCGCGCCGGACATGGATGTCTACGACGCGGCGGCATGGTCTTCAGTGACGCCGTTGAGCGAGGCCTCGGTGGCGCATGGGTCCGCGCCGCAGGAGTTCCCGGACTTTACGCGTGGCAAGTGGATGGTAAGGAAGGCTTCAGCGATTGGAACGCAGAGCTAG
- a CDS encoding Swt1 family HEPN domain-containing protein — MNSAKLANFLMIGRSAQRHVLTLPGTVPRSALMISDTFNVAEVLPDECREADGAANTFKLFFVLESYLRDFVLTVLSEADNENWWNSVPQNVRDDVSKLEETEDKKKWMNLDSRGKLAMTTLGQLISIVDDPSNWKKHFEALVGDKGLLQQTRLIVHTRNTICHMSTVTPEEHERVKQVMRDWFRVVAP; from the coding sequence ATGAACTCCGCCAAACTCGCAAATTTTTTAATGATTGGCCGATCAGCACAGCGGCATGTACTCACTTTGCCTGGCACTGTGCCCCGTTCAGCCCTAATGATCTCAGATACCTTCAACGTTGCAGAAGTGTTGCCGGACGAATGTCGCGAGGCCGATGGTGCAGCGAATACATTCAAATTGTTCTTCGTTTTAGAAAGTTATCTAAGGGATTTCGTTCTGACAGTTCTTTCGGAGGCCGACAATGAAAACTGGTGGAACTCAGTTCCGCAAAACGTCCGGGACGACGTCTCAAAACTTGAAGAGACCGAAGACAAGAAGAAATGGATGAACCTTGATTCGCGAGGCAAGCTTGCGATGACCACCCTCGGCCAACTCATCAGCATCGTGGATGATCCAAGCAATTGGAAAAAGCATTTTGAAGCACTCGTCGGTGACAAAGGTTTGTTACAGCAGACGCGACTTATTGTCCACACCCGGAACACCATCTGCCACATGAGCACGGTTACCCCGGAAGAGCATGAACGCGTCAAGCAGGTGATGCGAGACTGGTTTCGAGTGGTCGCCCCATAG
- a CDS encoding DUF5343 domain-containing protein, whose product MAKDLPYLATNKNVPTLFEKIAKAKIPDAFTMKFLADTIGLKGSNDRQLISLLKKLGFLDNAGKPSVEYGRLKNTATARSAIAEGIRKAYAPLFEANEAAYSLQNEQLKGLVAQVSGADEAMTKLITYTFNALVKAADFSQVQAADESSEESAPKDEKQREDFTVTARRELDVRQSGFNPDFRFNIEIHLPSNGTEETYLAIFNALRKSLG is encoded by the coding sequence GTGGCGAAAGACCTTCCCTATCTTGCTACCAATAAGAATGTTCCTACGCTATTCGAGAAGATCGCGAAGGCGAAGATTCCCGACGCATTCACAATGAAGTTCTTGGCCGATACTATTGGCCTAAAGGGATCAAATGACCGCCAGCTTATATCGCTTCTGAAGAAGCTTGGGTTTCTCGATAACGCGGGAAAGCCGTCGGTGGAGTATGGCCGCTTAAAAAACACTGCAACCGCAAGGTCGGCTATCGCAGAAGGTATTCGCAAAGCTTACGCCCCGCTTTTTGAGGCAAACGAGGCTGCGTATTCTTTGCAAAATGAGCAGCTTAAGGGCCTCGTTGCGCAGGTTAGTGGTGCCGATGAAGCGATGACTAAGCTCATCACTTACACTTTCAATGCACTTGTCAAAGCTGCCGATTTCAGCCAGGTCCAAGCTGCTGATGAATCGTCCGAGGAAAGCGCCCCAAAAGACGAAAAGCAAAGGGAAGATTTCACTGTAACGGCCCGGCGGGAACTTGATGTTCGGCAGTCGGGATTCAACCCGGATTTCAGATTCAACATTGAGATTCACCTCCCATCTAACGGCACCGAGGAAACATACTTGGCGATCTTCAACGCATTGAGGAAGTCTTTGGGATGA